The sequence below is a genomic window from Stigmatopora nigra isolate UIUO_SnigA chromosome 16, RoL_Snig_1.1, whole genome shotgun sequence.
CTACATTAATTCCTAAAAATATATCCTGATAACGTGATAAAAATGCACTTAGGGCAGTAAATTGCTTGACGCCTTACCTCGCGGTGCTAGTCGTCGTCCATCGGCAGAGAAAACGCCATTCCAAAAGAGCAAACCACAGCGCATGTGCGTAATTTACGCACTTGCGTCAGCaataggcgtaaccacgcccaatTGTTTCGCCATGTTGAATGTGGAAAAGAGGGGAGCTTGCTTACCGTGCTCCACCATTTGATTTGTCCTCCTAATTATGTTTATCTATGTTATGAAGATGACGTAGAATGCTATCTAACGCATCCTTAAACTCAGAGGGTTGCCATAGTAACTGTAGCATCCCtctttgaatgaatgaactatagtagtgttcatttattcattaattcattttctgaaccactttatccttactagggtcacggggggtgctggagcctatatattaataatgactatttatattaagttttttcataaaaatgactgtaatacatatttcaaaatgatggagccaatttttaattgttttggtttttccTTCAAGTAATGACTTTGTACGTAGAGAAGACAttggaaaatgtattaatatcctCAACATCCATCATAAGGACCTGAATTATTATAAGAATAGGGACACTGAGGGAAACAAAGGAAGTTACCTGGTTTATTATTTATCCTTAATACCTTCACGTGACTCAAGCAGCTTACTAAAATTTCTCCTTATTTTACAAATGTGTTGCTGCAGAACCCATAATTCGAACCAAGTTACATACAATGGAAATAAAACCAGTattacaacaaacaaacaaaaaaaacaagctttttagattaaaaatattttgcattagtaatcaaaaatacatctgcATATTAGAAAAGTCAAAAGGCATGTAACACTTGAGGGGAAACAAATAACCAATATTCTGTAGATGTTCATGAGGCACCTTCATACATTATGGGGTTATTAGTACAAAGCTGCATAGTATAATTTCTATTAATAAAATAACTCTTAATTGAACCAATAGCAATCCTTATTTCATCAGAGCAGCACCGTTGcatgcagggaaaaaaaacaggaggaaTGCGATGACCACACagaaaatggaatttaaaaaaaaaaaaaaaaaacattaatacattTGACAGAAAATCCCATTACAAGATTATGATTTAAAGGCATTCGTGAAATATAAAGTCACGATTAcagaaaaataaagtaattcTTTGAGTTTTTAATAGTTGTTTGAATTAATGGTCAAGTTCCCCATCCTAAAAAGcttgtaaaaaaattataataatattaataagtgTTGAGACTGTTCATTATAGAACATTAAAAACAAGGACAATCATGTATCGTTTTAAttggtagaagaaaaaaaaaacttgaagtgCATTCTGTCTTCGGATTATCTAGCTTTACTTAGACGTTCTTAATTGAACTGTAACGGCAATAAAAGTGCAAGAGCCATACTTTTCTTGTGGTAGTCCAAGTAAGGCGTGAGTTACTAGAATAAAAAGGCACAATAAGATGGCAGTGTGGGCGAAAACCTGCTTAACTTGATTAAAAGCCATCTGGATTTGAAATTACTACTCTTGGTTAGCTTATTTATGAcagttggaaaaacaaaaatgctctcaaaattagGTTTCAAGGATCAcgagaagtgaaaaaaaatagaattgtaTGCATAGGACAAAGGGCAAAACtagcaatataaaaaaaaaacatcatgcaTCTGGTGGGGCATCACAAATCAGATTTCATAATAGTTTTACGTGTTGTTTTGTATGACCTTAATATTAATGATCATTTCGCTTGGCCTGTTTGTTGTTTGGCATTGTATGTTAGCATTATCCGAATCGACTTGCACTGaaaatttgggaaaatattAAATTCTAGGTGTCAGTTTTCCCCACAAACCTTGACTGGGGGATGCCATCTGCTTCAAGTAAACATGATTTGAATATGAtctgaaaaatgcaaatgatgGTGATTAGGATTGGAGAAAGCCTAAGAAGTGGGTTAAAAGTGGTTGGAAATTAACAGTGGATATAGTACTACAgcaaaataaaactaataataTACTTGGGATATAAAATTGGTTAGGATGGTAAAAACATGGAACCGTGGGATCAATGAATTGTACCTAGTTAACTCCAAAAATCTACCAAAACAAAGCAATTCCATCTCATTTGGTTTGGTTAGCAGATATCCTTGATCCCTGTATCAGTTTGCTTTGTTTACTTATGGGGATAACGCAAAAAAACGCCCAAAAAGTGCTAAATGATTTCATCCGGTTCCAAAAGCCATCACAGATTTAAATGGTAATAAGATGGAAAAATCCCCCCCAGCCACCCACAATGTGGTAACTGGGGTTCCATTATGGCTGAAGGTTGAATAGCATATTAAGTTTACCCAAAAGTCTTCCTCCATCATCATATCTTGGGTCTCCATCCATTGATGAACTGCATCAGTTTCTTCACTTGCAGTTTGCTCAGTTTGAAGTCCTCGGAGAGAATCTCTTCAGTGAGCTGCAGTAACAGGTTCCCATCGATCTTCTCCGATATAAAGAGCGACGCGATGTCGTCGGGCAGGCCGATAAATCGTAACGATTTGGACACTTCTTCTATCGAAAGTCCGGCCAAACAGGGCGGGGGCTGCCATTGGGTGGAGAGAGACCCCACAGTCAAGCCAAGAGTTTCCGAGTTCGAGACTGAGCTCGGATCTGGCGTTAAGTCTTCCTGCTTTGAAACGACGCAGGGAGTCGAAGAGTCCCGTTGACCGTCAGTACCCGATCCAGATGCGGATTCTAAACTCTTCTTTAAGCTGGTTGACTTTGCTGTTCTGGGCGGCAAGATGGGGCAAGAAAGGCTCTGCTTGGTTACGCCTTGGTCAATCTGTTTGTACATATCTGAATTGTAGCTACAAGATTTGGTGCAGGTCAGAGACTCATCGCGCAACCTGAGAGTCACGCCACCGGACGCGCACTCTCGGCCGTCAAAGTCGACCAGGCTGCAAGTTTTGGGGTTGTTCACGGACCTATTTCTTGGGTAACTATAGTAACTGCGGGAACCGGCGGGCCCAAAGTCGTCCAAAGCGATACCATCTCCGCCGCTGAAGTTGTTGGGCCAAGACAACCTGGAGGACATCCCATGGGACGGCGAACTTAGCATAGCGCCGCTGGCGGGACGGGGCCACTTGCACGGGTAGCAAACACTGCTTTTCTCTGGCAGATCAGAAGCCTCTTGTTCGCAAGTGCCGCTACTGATCGGGAAGGAAACAAGAGAAGTTCATCACATTGTTTAGAAATACTCAAATTCAGTTCATCTGTGAAGGATATGATTTCTAACCCTAAATTTTGCCCCAAACCCAACATGTTTTCATTATCAGACCAAGACTTCTTACATGCTGTGGAGGCCAGATGAGTAGTAAGAGAGCGTTGGACTTGGCGAGCGTGTCTCTTGCTGCCGAGGCTTGGACAACATCGGTACTGGCGGCATCTGTTTCAAACTACGTGGCGGAATCGGCGGGGCGTTCAGCAAGCGGCATTCTTCTTTGACCTGGAAAGGGACAGCGCAGCTTAAGAAAACTGGCAGTATACTGAGCCTATAATGTTTTGACAGATTAGTTATAGAGGTAAAACTCACAGCTTCCGATTTGGGCGGTACTGGTGGTGGCATGAGAGATACGTCAGGGGCGCTAGCTATTCCGAGAGGACACGAAACTGGGCAGGATGGCGTGGAGGTTGTCAACGTAGTAGCGCAACCATTGTTGAGACCTTCGACACACTCAGTTGAAGACATTGGCATCTGGCTTCTCAGGTGGTCCAACCACAACTCCTCGTAGGGAACATCGGATTTGGTGAGGGGGGCCTGCTTATTGGGGCACTCTAACATTTCTACGGAAAAGTTTTCGTTTTGCGGCGAGTCTGTCGGAATGCTGTCGGATGGCAGGAGAGCCCAATCGGCGCAGAGACTGGGGCATCCCTGCAAGTTCACCTCGCTGTTACCGTGCAGGTTGCTACCGTAAACGCACATGGAGCGTCGATGGAAGGATTGCGTGAGTTCGTCTCGAACGAACGTTAAAGAACTGGGGATCTGCATGCTGTTGGGACACCCGTTGGTTGTACCTCCAGCGCAGCAGATGCCGTTCCCGCTGCTCAGCTTCTTCGGGCTCTTGCCTTCATCATTCCAGTCCGTCCGCACGTCTCGGACGGCACGGGAGTAGTCGTCGATATCGAACTGCTCCTGACAGAAGGCAAACCAACGATGGACCATGGTCTCCAGCCACAACTCGCCTTGGAGCAGTTGCTCTGGGACGATGAATCGAGGCAGAGCAACGTGGAAAGGAAAATGGATGGGGATGATCTTGTTGCTTCTCAGGACGCAACACACGACAACCGTCTTGGTCTGAATGTTGACCAGCTTGTAGCGGTGACCCTCACGGATGAGGTGGAGGTCGTGCTGATTGCGTGGAGGACCGCTGGGGACTGTTACGTTAACTGGCAAACGCGTTTTCTCCACTATGTTCCGGATGGTGTGCTCGCCGTCCTGCATTTGAAGCTCCAGCGGACTACACGTGCTGAAGCGTCCTTTACACTGGAAGGGTAAGCTAATGCTCTCATTGGTGCGGTGGTTCATGCAGATCAAGCAGGGCATCTTGCCTCGACCCATCTTACCAATGGAGTTCAGTTTACCAATCTTCCTAAAAATGTTGTTCAAGCGGGATTTTTCTTTGGAGGTTTTGGCGTAAAGAATCTCAGCTTGACCCATTAATGTCAGCTCATCGCCAGTGCTTAGTGTTATATTGTAAACTTCAGTGTCTTCGTTGCATTCCCCTGAAGCCACCTATCAGAGATGACAGAGTCTAAGAATTACAATTTCTAGAGTCTAAGAattacaatttctttttttccaagttttttttcgCTTTTGCTTGGTTATATCAGccaaaaatgatcatttcagcATTGTCACTGTTTGATTGTGTGAGTTAATTCAGTTTTGTCTGTTTCTTTTCTACACTCAGTGAGTGTCATCAGTCAATATCAATAGTATCTAACTcttcaatcaatcaaatcatTTCTGAAGCAATTGAGAACAATCAGATACCCCGTAAAAAATATGAGCCATACCTTAACATTGAAGGTGATTTCCTCCATGACGTAAACCCTTTCAGGAAATGCTTTGGCTACCTCTTCTACACTGTTAAAGTATTGCACCGGTTCTTTGACATCTCGGTCCTGTTCCAGCAGCTTAAACTGACCTGTagtgggagaagaaaaaaaaatcaatttacacTTGTAAACAAGAGTTTTTATTCCACCCACAAGGAATGAAATGTTACCTTCGTAGTGAACAGGGATTTCTATTTTAGGTCCAATCACATAGTGTCCTTCCTCAAGACTGTGCGCAGTTATAGTTGTCCATTGACGACAGGAATGAATCAGGAGGTAGTCATTGTCTCGAAGCCCTTCGACCAGCTGGCCTGAAATAGGGAAAACAAATAAGTGATTGACACGTTGTTCAAGAATATAGAATAACATGTGGGGGTGCGGGAGCCGATCCAGGCCAACAACAATACCAATCGCAGTCAAAACTAGTCATGTGGCATGCAAATCTGCCTGTTCTTTAGACTTCCTACTTAAATTGAGTTGGAAAAGTATTTCTCAAGAAGTTTGAGGAATGTAAAACAATCACTTGATTTCAAAATAGGTACTGTATTGCATCATTTGGAGATAAATGATGAATTGATGTAGATAATCTAACAATAGCTAAGGTTTAATCATTGCGATTGCGATATTACAATGTTCTAATGAAAGTCATAGTTGGGCACTTTGTCATTTCTTTagattttgggaatatttgccATGTCTGGGCAAATAAAATGTGCGCCAAGTCAATGTTGCAAGTCTGCAGCTGTCATCAACAGTCAATATTGAGATCCACATTGTGTGCATTATGATACATCAATAACGCCTTATTTGGGGGGCAAAACGTACTACAATCATTATAAATCAAACAGACAAGTTAAATCTTTAAACAACACGTGTAGCCGGTTTGGAAAGGCAGAAACAACTCGTAGTTAGTAGCAAGTGGAAGATAAGTTAGCTTTGAATAGTTTGGGGCGTCTAAAATGTGACTCACCATTGTCCAGCCTGGCGATTTGAGGCAACCTATAAGCACTGACAAACTGATCTAATGGCAAAGCTGTGGTACTCCAAGTAACATCTTTTAAATTGTTGTACAACATAGTTCCAAGGTCCATCTTGTTAGCTTATATTGGCCCACACAGGGGCTAGCTAGTTAGGTGTAAACACGGTTACAAGAAGATACACCTCGCAAAACAAGCCAAGGAATGCGTCGAAACTCCCTTTACGGCTTTGTACTTGGCCCGATGCCTCTTAATTTTTGTATAATATTGCAGATCCATTTCTTTAAGTGCCATTAAAATCCGTAATCTAATAATGAAGGAGAGCCATGTTTGTAGAGCTAGTTCAATAACAGGAAATACATGttcctttttcaaaataagacaattaataattataaatcaAGGTTCGATTTATGGTAAATCATTTCATGTGTTTTTGAGTTAAAATGTGATTGACATTGTTCCTATTACAAGAGGCAAATGTCAACAAGTCTTAAAGTGtcaacatatacacacacatttatccaTCCATACCATAACAAAAGATGTGTTAAAGGGCCAGTAGacttcagaactgtgagccaaAGTGCATGAGGCATCACTTAAACATTTTAAGCATAGAAGAGATAACTAATGAGCTAAATGaataatcaaattaataacactGGATAGATGGAAAGGATGTAAATATTGGCATTTATATCCCATAACATAATAATGCCGTTATAGGTCCACTGG
It includes:
- the garem gene encoding GRB2-associated and regulator of MAPK protein 1 isoform X1; amino-acid sequence: MDLGTMLYNNLKDVTWSTTALPLDQFVSAYRLPQIARLDNGQLVEGLRDNDYLLIHSCRQWTTITAHSLEEGHYVIGPKIEIPVHYEGQFKLLEQDRDVKEPVQYFNSVEEVAKAFPERVYVMEEITFNVKVASGECNEDTEVYNITLSTGDELTLMGQAEILYAKTSKEKSRLNNIFRKIGKLNSIGKMGRGKMPCLICMNHRTNESISLPFQCKGRFSTCSPLELQMQDGEHTIRNIVEKTRLPVNVTVPSGPPRNQHDLHLIREGHRYKLVNIQTKTVVVCCVLRSNKIIPIHFPFHVALPRFIVPEQLLQGELWLETMVHRWFAFCQEQFDIDDYSRAVRDVRTDWNDEGKSPKKLSSGNGICCAGGTTNGCPNSMQIPSSLTFVRDELTQSFHRRSMCVYGSNLHGNSEVNLQGCPSLCADWALLPSDSIPTDSPQNENFSVEMLECPNKQAPLTKSDVPYEELWLDHLRSQMPMSSTECVEGLNNGCATTLTTSTPSCPVSCPLGIASAPDVSLMPPPVPPKSEAVKEECRLLNAPPIPPRSLKQMPPVPMLSKPRQQETRSPSPTLSYYSSGLHSISGTCEQEASDLPEKSSVCYPCKWPRPASGAMLSSPSHGMSSRLSWPNNFSGGDGIALDDFGPAGSRSYYSYPRNRSVNNPKTCSLVDFDGRECASGGVTLRLRDESLTCTKSCSYNSDMYKQIDQGVTKQSLSCPILPPRTAKSTSLKKSLESASGSGTDGQRDSSTPCVVSKQEDLTPDPSSVSNSETLGLTVGSLSTQWQPPPCLAGLSIEEVSKSLRFIGLPDDIASLFISEKIDGNLLLQLTEEILSEDFKLSKLQVKKLMQFINGWRPKI
- the garem gene encoding GRB2-associated and regulator of MAPK protein 1 isoform X2, with protein sequence MDLGTMLYNNLKDVTWSTTALPLDQFVSAYRLPQIARLDNGQLVEGLRDNDYLLIHSCRQWTTITAHSLEEGHYVIGPKIEIPVHYEGQFKLLEQDRDVKEPVQYFNSVEEVAKAFPERVYVMEEITFNVKVASGECNEDTEVYNITLSTGDELTLMGQAEILYAKTSKEKSRLNNIFRKIGKLNSIGKMGRGKMPCLICMNHRTNESISLPFQCKGRFSTCSPLELQMQDGEHTIRNIVEKTRLPVNVTVPSGPPRNQHDLHLIREGHRYKLVNIQTKTVVVCCVLRSNKIIPIHFPFHVALPRFIVPEQLLQGELWLETMVHRWFAFCQEQFDIDDYSRAVRDVRTDWNDEGKSPKKLSSGNGICCAGGTTNGCPNSMQIPSSLTFVRDELTQSFHRRSMCVYGSNLHGNSEVNLQGCPSLCADWALLPSDSIPTDSPQNENFSVEMLECPNKQAPLTKSDVPYEELWLDHLRSQMPMSSTECVEGLNNGCATTLTTSTPSCPVSCPLGIASAPDVSLMPPPVPPKSEAVKEECRLLNAPPIPPRSLKQMPPVPMLSKPRQQETRSPSPTLSYYSSGLHSIGTCEQEASDLPEKSSVCYPCKWPRPASGAMLSSPSHGMSSRLSWPNNFSGGDGIALDDFGPAGSRSYYSYPRNRSVNNPKTCSLVDFDGRECASGGVTLRLRDESLTCTKSCSYNSDMYKQIDQGVTKQSLSCPILPPRTAKSTSLKKSLESASGSGTDGQRDSSTPCVVSKQEDLTPDPSSVSNSETLGLTVGSLSTQWQPPPCLAGLSIEEVSKSLRFIGLPDDIASLFISEKIDGNLLLQLTEEILSEDFKLSKLQVKKLMQFINGWRPKI